The proteins below come from a single Longimicrobium terrae genomic window:
- a CDS encoding urate hydroxylase PuuD — MSPAIRELLDLVFRWMHVIAGIMWIGNSMLWNWLDRNLQPSKTGKPGIQGEIWLLHSGGFYFMEKDLGGWDRDRPLHWFKWQAYTTWLTGAALLIVVYYASGGALLIDPAVADLTPGQAVAVAAGSIVAAWLAYDFFLGRLISRMGRMGAVLGLGLVLAVAYALTHLLSGRAAYLHVGAMLGTLMAGNVFRVIMPSQRSLVAAVERGELPDTAPAKRAKERSIHNNYMTFPVIVLMVSSHFSDLYSHRLSWVLLGILVLGGATARHILNVRFGWPRWKPALAATFAATLGALALFTVRPARSSASVAPDAAGPVTFAQANAVIQKRCAVCHSADPADRTFGPAPAGVAFETPEQIIARVERIRVRAVETKTMPPANKTHISDAERVLLGRWIAQGARRD, encoded by the coding sequence ATGAGCCCCGCCATTCGCGAACTGCTGGACCTGGTCTTCCGCTGGATGCACGTCATCGCCGGCATCATGTGGATCGGCAACTCCATGCTGTGGAACTGGCTGGACCGCAACCTCCAGCCGTCCAAGACGGGAAAGCCAGGGATCCAGGGTGAGATCTGGCTGCTGCACAGCGGCGGATTCTACTTCATGGAAAAGGACCTCGGCGGATGGGACCGCGACCGCCCGCTGCACTGGTTCAAGTGGCAGGCGTACACCACCTGGCTCACCGGCGCGGCGCTGCTCATCGTGGTCTACTACGCCAGCGGCGGCGCGCTGCTCATTGACCCGGCCGTGGCGGATCTTACGCCTGGGCAGGCCGTGGCCGTCGCCGCGGGAAGCATCGTGGCCGCGTGGCTGGCGTACGACTTCTTTCTGGGCCGGCTGATTTCGCGCATGGGGAGGATGGGCGCCGTGCTGGGCCTGGGGCTGGTGCTGGCCGTCGCCTATGCGCTCACGCACCTGCTGAGCGGGCGCGCGGCGTATCTGCACGTGGGCGCCATGCTGGGCACGCTGATGGCGGGCAACGTGTTCCGCGTGATCATGCCCTCGCAGCGGTCGCTGGTGGCGGCCGTGGAGCGCGGCGAACTCCCGGACACCGCGCCCGCCAAGCGCGCCAAGGAAAGGTCCATCCACAACAACTACATGACCTTTCCCGTCATCGTGCTGATGGTGAGCAGCCACTTCAGCGACCTGTACTCGCACCGGTTGAGCTGGGTCCTGCTCGGGATTCTGGTGCTGGGCGGGGCCACGGCGCGCCACATCCTCAACGTCCGCTTCGGCTGGCCCCGCTGGAAGCCGGCGCTCGCCGCGACCTTTGCCGCCACGCTGGGCGCGCTCGCGCTGTTCACCGTGCGCCCCGCGCGCTCCAGCGCCTCGGTCGCGCCGGACGCGGCGGGGCCGGTGACGTTCGCGCAGGCCAACGCCGTCATCCAGAAGCGCTGCGCCGTCTGCCACTCCGCGGACCCGGCGGACCGCACCTTCGGCCCCGCGCCGGCCGGCGTGGCGTTCGAAACCCCGGAGCAGATCATCGCCCGCGTGGAGCGCATCCGCGTGCGCGCGGTAGAAACAAAGACGATGCCGCCCGCCAACAAGACGCACATTTCCGACGCGGAACGCGTCCTTCTGGGCCGCTGGATCGCCCAGGGTGCGCGGCGGGACTAG
- the uraH gene encoding hydroxyisourate hydrolase yields MSAITTHVLDTSRGRPAQNVAIVLEWVEGGASHVLGRGATDADGRLRELLPAGQPVQPGTYRLTFHTGAYFAASGVDAFYPEVAILFEVRAAGEHYHVPLLLNPFGYSTYRGS; encoded by the coding sequence ATGAGCGCCATCACCACCCACGTCCTCGACACCTCCCGCGGCCGGCCGGCGCAGAACGTCGCCATCGTGCTGGAGTGGGTCGAGGGCGGCGCATCCCACGTCCTGGGCCGGGGCGCCACGGATGCCGACGGGCGCCTGCGCGAGCTGCTCCCCGCCGGCCAGCCGGTGCAGCCGGGCACGTACCGCCTCACCTTTCACACCGGCGCGTACTTCGCGGCCAGCGGCGTGGACGCGTTCTATCCCGAAGTCGCCATCCTGTTCGAGGTCCGCGCGGCGGGCGAGCACTACCACGTGCCGCTGCTGCTGAATCCGTTCGGCTACTCCACCTACCGCGGAAGCTGA
- a CDS encoding PIN domain-containing protein → MIVYAESNFLLELAYLQEEHEFCEQLVGLAAQGRVQLRLPAFSVIESKMTLSRRTSERKQFSHALTRQIRELSRSKPHSTLPAQSSGLVAALLGNGEDEQKRLESTLGRVTAPGTVIPVTSLVLQRARAVEARFRLSSQDAIVYASVILDAEQVQGVKCFVNRNSRDFADAEIEADLARAGCKLLVSFRDGLGYASRVGRAEL, encoded by the coding sequence GTGATTGTCTATGCGGAATCGAACTTCCTCCTGGAACTCGCGTATTTGCAGGAGGAACACGAATTCTGTGAGCAACTCGTGGGATTGGCTGCCCAGGGTCGCGTTCAACTTCGCCTCCCGGCTTTCTCGGTCATCGAATCAAAGATGACTCTGAGCCGCCGCACGAGTGAGCGAAAGCAGTTCTCCCATGCGCTGACCAGGCAGATCCGAGAGCTTTCCCGTTCCAAGCCGCACTCGACCCTCCCCGCCCAGAGCAGTGGACTGGTCGCGGCGCTGCTCGGCAACGGGGAGGACGAACAGAAACGTTTGGAGAGTACACTTGGCCGGGTGACTGCTCCCGGAACGGTGATTCCCGTCACCTCACTGGTGCTTCAGCGTGCGAGGGCTGTTGAAGCGCGGTTCCGGCTTTCGTCCCAGGACGCAATCGTTTACGCGTCGGTCATTCTGGATGCCGAGCAGGTCCAGGGTGTGAAGTGCTTCGTGAACCGGAATTCCAGGGACTTCGCCGATGCGGAGATCGAAGCCGATCTGGCGCGCGCGGGCTGCAAGCTGTTGGTTTCATTCCGGGACGGCCTCGGATACGCCAGCCGCGTGGGACGTGCCGAGTTGTAG
- the allB gene encoding allantoinase AllB, with protein MNGPVLLIRSRRAVLPDAIRAAAVRVAGGRIASVEAWDAPADGAHVVDAGDDVLMPGLVDTHVHANEPGRTEWEGFATATRAAAAGGVTTVIEMPLNSIPATTSADGLRQKLRAAEARCAVDVGFWGGLVPGNADQIRPLWEAGVFGFKCFLSPSGVDEFGNVGEAELRAAMPVLAEIGAPLLVHAEWPAVLDAVERPVNADPRAYASYLASRPALAETEAIRVMIGLCREFGTRVHIVHLATEEGLPLLRAARAEGLPITAETCPHYLHFAAGEIADGATEFKCAPPIRGEHTRAALWDALASGALDLVASDHSPCPPHMKGRDAGDWFAAWGGIASLQLGLPVVWTGARARGLGPERVAEWMSAAPARLAGLAGRKGAIAAGWDADLVVWDPDATFTVDADALHHRHPVTPYAGGSFSGVVRSTYVRGQRVYHDGRFAPEPAGRTLLRDR; from the coding sequence ATGAACGGTCCCGTTCTCCTCATCCGCTCCCGCCGCGCGGTGCTTCCGGACGCCATCCGCGCCGCCGCCGTCCGCGTGGCTGGCGGCCGCATCGCCTCGGTTGAGGCGTGGGACGCGCCCGCGGACGGCGCGCACGTGGTGGACGCGGGCGACGACGTGCTCATGCCGGGGCTCGTGGATACGCACGTGCACGCCAACGAGCCCGGCCGCACCGAGTGGGAAGGCTTCGCGACCGCCACCCGCGCCGCGGCCGCCGGCGGGGTGACGACGGTCATCGAGATGCCGCTGAACAGCATTCCCGCCACGACCTCCGCGGACGGGCTGCGGCAGAAGCTGCGCGCGGCGGAGGCGCGCTGTGCGGTGGATGTCGGCTTCTGGGGCGGACTGGTGCCGGGGAACGCGGACCAGATCCGGCCGCTGTGGGAGGCGGGCGTCTTTGGCTTCAAGTGCTTTCTGTCCCCCTCCGGCGTGGACGAATTCGGCAACGTGGGCGAGGCGGAGCTGCGCGCCGCCATGCCCGTCCTGGCGGAGATCGGCGCGCCGCTGCTGGTGCACGCGGAGTGGCCGGCCGTGCTGGACGCGGTGGAGCGCCCGGTGAATGCCGATCCGCGCGCCTACGCATCGTACCTCGCGTCGCGACCGGCGCTGGCGGAAACCGAGGCGATCCGGGTGATGATCGGCCTGTGCCGCGAGTTCGGCACGCGCGTGCACATCGTCCACCTGGCGACGGAAGAGGGACTGCCGCTGCTGCGCGCCGCGCGCGCGGAGGGCTTGCCCATCACCGCGGAAACCTGCCCGCACTACCTGCACTTCGCCGCGGGCGAGATCGCGGACGGCGCCACCGAGTTCAAGTGCGCCCCGCCCATCCGCGGCGAGCACACCCGCGCGGCGCTGTGGGACGCGCTGGCCTCGGGCGCGCTGGACCTGGTGGCGTCCGACCACTCTCCCTGCCCGCCGCACATGAAGGGGCGGGACGCGGGCGACTGGTTCGCCGCGTGGGGCGGAATCGCGTCGCTGCAGCTGGGGCTCCCCGTCGTGTGGACCGGGGCGCGGGCGCGCGGCCTGGGCCCCGAACGGGTGGCGGAGTGGATGAGCGCGGCCCCCGCGCGCCTCGCCGGGCTGGCCGGGCGCAAGGGCGCCATCGCCGCCGGATGGGACGCGGACCTGGTGGTCTGGGACCCGGACGCCACGTTCACGGTGGACGCGGACGCCCTTCATCACCGCCATCCCGTGACGCCGTACGCGGGCGGCTCCTTTTCCGGCGTGGTGCGCTCGACGTACGTTCGGGGGCAGCGCGTGTACCACGATGGCCGCTTCGCCCCTGAGCCGGCCGGACGCACCCTTCTTCGCGATCGCTGA
- the uraD gene encoding 2-oxo-4-hydroxy-4-carboxy-5-ureidoimidazoline decarboxylase → MSGLARLNALPAEDAARELLTCCGSRAWARSMVDARPFADADSLLRRADEAWWALDEEDWREAFRSHPKIGERKAQAGQTDREQAWSSGEQAGMMTAAEATQAALAEGNRTYEARFGFIYIVCATGKSADEMLEILTGRLGNAPDAEIRVAAEEQRKITRIRLEKLLAT, encoded by the coding sequence GTGAGCGGTCTCGCGCGGCTCAACGCGCTTCCGGCGGAGGACGCCGCGCGCGAGCTGCTCACCTGCTGCGGGTCGCGCGCGTGGGCTCGTTCGATGGTGGATGCGCGCCCGTTCGCCGACGCGGACTCGCTGCTGCGGCGCGCGGACGAGGCGTGGTGGGCGCTGGATGAGGAGGACTGGCGCGAGGCGTTCCGCAGCCATCCCAAGATCGGCGAGCGAAAGGCGCAGGCCGGGCAGACGGACCGCGAGCAGGCGTGGTCGTCCGGGGAGCAGGCGGGAATGATGACCGCCGCGGAGGCCACGCAGGCCGCGCTGGCAGAGGGGAACCGTACGTACGAGGCGCGCTTCGGGTTCATCTACATCGTCTGCGCCACGGGCAAGTCGGCGGATGAGATGCTGGAGATCCTCACCGGCCGCCTGGGCAACGCGCCCGACGCCGAAATCCGCGTCGCCGCCGAGGAACAGCGCAAGATCACCCGCATCCGCCTGGAGAAGCTCCTCGCCACGTAG
- the alc gene encoding allantoicase, whose amino-acid sequence MIDFEDLADLASERLGGAVLAANDEFFAPKEGLLKPGPAEWRQDEYTERGKWMDGWETRRHSRDHDWALIRLGVPGIVRGVVVDTSFFRGNYPEHCSIEAANVPGTPSLEQLETASWEEILPKSALEGDSRNRFPVYSEQRITHLRLHIYPDGGVARLRVHGEVVPAWTRFARGGGEVDLAALENGGWAMACSNMFYGDRQNLILPGRSLFMGDGWETRRRRGPGYDWSIIRLAAAGAIHRVELDTDYFKGNAPDRCTLEVANLPGATVRQLTAADAPWKPLLPETRLHPHTRYRFEDEVLPAGEATHARINIFPDGGVARLRLFGTLAESAR is encoded by the coding sequence ATGATTGACTTCGAGGATCTGGCGGACCTTGCCTCCGAGCGGCTGGGCGGCGCCGTGCTGGCGGCAAACGATGAGTTCTTTGCCCCCAAGGAAGGGCTGCTGAAGCCCGGGCCGGCGGAGTGGCGGCAGGACGAGTACACGGAGCGCGGCAAGTGGATGGACGGCTGGGAAACGCGCCGCCACTCGCGGGACCACGACTGGGCGCTCATCCGCCTGGGCGTGCCGGGCATCGTGCGCGGCGTGGTGGTGGACACCAGCTTCTTTCGCGGCAACTATCCCGAACACTGCTCCATCGAGGCCGCCAACGTACCGGGCACGCCATCGCTGGAGCAGCTGGAGACCGCGTCGTGGGAGGAGATCCTTCCCAAGTCGGCGCTGGAAGGCGACAGCCGCAACCGCTTTCCCGTGTATTCGGAACAGCGCATCACGCACCTGCGCCTGCACATCTACCCGGACGGCGGCGTGGCGCGGCTGCGCGTGCACGGCGAGGTCGTTCCCGCGTGGACGCGGTTTGCGCGCGGCGGCGGCGAGGTGGACCTGGCCGCGCTGGAAAACGGCGGATGGGCGATGGCGTGCAGCAACATGTTCTACGGCGACCGGCAGAACCTGATCCTTCCCGGCCGCTCGCTGTTCATGGGCGATGGATGGGAAACGCGCCGCCGCCGCGGTCCCGGGTACGACTGGAGCATCATCCGCCTGGCCGCGGCGGGAGCGATTCACCGCGTGGAGCTGGATACGGACTACTTCAAGGGCAACGCGCCGGACCGCTGCACGCTGGAAGTGGCTAACCTGCCCGGCGCCACGGTGCGCCAGTTGACGGCGGCGGACGCGCCGTGGAAGCCGCTGCTCCCCGAAACGCGCCTGCATCCGCACACGCGCTACCGCTTCGAGGACGAGGTGCTCCCCGCGGGCGAGGCCACCCACGCCCGCATCAACATCTTTCCCGACGGCGGCGTGGCGCGGCTGCGGCTGTTCGGCACGCTGGCGGAGTCGGCGCGGTGA